From uncultured Fibrobacter sp., the proteins below share one genomic window:
- a CDS encoding metal ABC transporter substrate-binding protein, with translation MKKIAFIASIFALLTLFIACNSDSEKKNSEQAASNGKKISVVATIYPQYAWLKEILGNQADSLDLTLLIKNGMDLHSYKPSAADIATIAKADMIVYVGGESDEWIEKALEATPNEKRVQVNLLEALGDRVKAEEIVEGMQAEEEHEHHEHADEHEAHEDHHEHEAHTEEVENDEHVWLSLKNAEILVMTLADAISKADTAHAMEYHMNAGLYIAKISALDAQYRAAMDSVTHKTVLFGDRFPFRYLVDDYGIKYYAAFVGCSAESEASFETVAFLANKMDSLALPAIFTIDGGNGKIAQAVLAASKKSKTAEVLTLNSMQSIKTSQMDSANYLDIMRENLEVIKKALK, from the coding sequence ATGAAAAAGATTGCATTCATTGCATCTATTTTTGCGCTACTTACACTCTTTATAGCGTGCAACTCGGATTCCGAAAAGAAGAATTCGGAACAAGCGGCAAGCAACGGCAAAAAGATTTCCGTTGTCGCCACCATTTACCCGCAATACGCCTGGCTCAAAGAAATCCTTGGCAACCAGGCTGATTCCCTGGACCTTACGCTCTTAATCAAGAACGGCATGGACTTGCACAGTTACAAGCCCTCGGCGGCCGATATCGCCACAATCGCCAAGGCCGACATGATCGTGTACGTCGGCGGTGAATCGGACGAATGGATCGAAAAAGCTCTTGAAGCAACGCCCAACGAAAAACGCGTGCAAGTGAACTTGCTTGAGGCTTTGGGTGACCGCGTCAAGGCCGAAGAAATCGTCGAAGGCATGCAAGCCGAAGAGGAACATGAACACCATGAGCATGCCGATGAACATGAGGCTCACGAAGATCATCACGAGCACGAAGCTCACACCGAAGAAGTCGAAAACGATGAACACGTCTGGCTCTCGCTGAAGAATGCCGAAATCCTGGTGATGACCCTTGCAGACGCCATTTCAAAAGCAGATACGGCTCACGCCATGGAATACCACATGAACGCAGGCCTTTACATTGCAAAGATCAGCGCCCTGGACGCCCAATACCGCGCCGCGATGGATAGCGTCACCCACAAGACGGTTCTGTTCGGCGACAGGTTCCCGTTTCGCTATCTGGTGGACGATTATGGCATTAAGTATTATGCCGCGTTTGTTGGCTGTTCCGCCGAAAGCGAAGCGAGTTTCGAGACGGTCGCCTTCCTCGCCAACAAAATGGATTCGTTAGCGCTGCCCGCCATCTTCACGATCGACGGTGGCAACGGCAAGATTGCGCAGGCAGTACTTGCCGCAAGCAAAAAGTCCAAGACCGCCGAGGTGCTTACGCTTAATTCGATGCAGTCCATCAAGACTTCGCAGATGGATTCCGCAAACTACCTCGACATTATGCGCGAAAATCTCGAAGTGATCAAAAAGGCTTTGAAGTAG
- a CDS encoding ABC transporter ATP-binding protein, with product MVLIKCRQLTLGYGNKDIVSDFDYDINAGEYLCIVGRNGSGKTTLLRGISGLLSPKSGSIELCDGLTRNQIGYLPQITNVQKDFPASVEEIVLSAFQGKKGLLPFYKRAHRERAMECMALTRTESLRKACFRELSGGQRQRVLLARALCAAERLLLLDEPVTGLDPESTESMYRIISDLHKSGMTIIMVTHDLEAAHRESSRILDFNPIEDRRG from the coding sequence ATGGTTTTGATTAAGTGCCGTCAATTGACACTTGGGTACGGGAACAAAGATATCGTGAGCGATTTCGACTACGATATTAATGCAGGGGAATACCTTTGCATCGTGGGCCGCAACGGTTCCGGAAAGACCACGCTTTTGCGCGGTATTTCGGGACTGCTTTCGCCCAAGAGTGGAAGTATCGAATTGTGCGACGGCCTTACGCGAAACCAGATTGGCTACTTGCCGCAAATCACGAACGTGCAGAAAGATTTTCCGGCGTCGGTCGAAGAAATCGTACTCTCGGCGTTCCAAGGTAAAAAAGGGCTCTTGCCGTTTTACAAGAGGGCCCACCGGGAACGCGCCATGGAGTGCATGGCGCTTACGCGGACCGAAAGTTTGCGTAAGGCCTGCTTCCGCGAACTTTCGGGGGGCCAAAGGCAACGCGTGCTTTTGGCCCGGGCCCTCTGCGCCGCCGAACGTTTGCTGTTGCTCGACGAACCCGTCACCGGTCTCGATCCGGAATCAACAGAATCCATGTACAGAATCATTAGCGACTTGCACAAGAGCGGTATGACCATCATCATGGTGACTCACGATCTTGAAGCCGCCCACAGAGAATCCAGCCGCATTCTGGATTTCAACCCCATCGAAGATAGGAGAGGATAG
- a CDS encoding metal ABC transporter permease — MPELLDKLFFYLDFPFVRYAIIVGVLVSLCSSLLGVTLVLKRYSYIGDGLSHVAFGALSIAAVLKVTNNMLIILPITIAVAVLLLCSGKKAKVKGDAAIAMVSVGALAIGYLLMNIFSTSANISGDVCTTLFGSTSILTLKVEEVYLCVALSIAVLTVFVIFYHKIFAITFDENFAQATGVRVMLYNILVAVIIAVIIVLAMNLVGALLVSALVVFPALSAMRLFKSFFSVTVAAGIISVLCSLTGILIAILAGTPVGSTIVAMDIVVFGIICLISLIRDKRV, encoded by the coding sequence ATGCCAGAATTACTCGACAAGCTCTTCTTCTACCTGGATTTTCCGTTTGTACGCTATGCGATTATCGTGGGCGTACTCGTTTCGCTGTGTTCATCGCTCTTGGGCGTCACCCTTGTGCTCAAGCGCTATTCCTACATTGGCGACGGTCTTTCTCATGTGGCCTTCGGTGCGCTTTCGATTGCAGCCGTCCTCAAGGTAACCAACAACATGCTGATTATTCTCCCGATCACCATCGCAGTCGCCGTGCTGCTTTTGTGCTCGGGCAAAAAGGCAAAGGTCAAAGGCGACGCCGCCATCGCCATGGTATCGGTGGGCGCGCTGGCTATCGGTTACTTGCTCATGAATATTTTCTCTACATCGGCAAATATTTCGGGCGACGTGTGCACCACACTTTTCGGCTCTACATCGATTCTCACGCTCAAGGTAGAAGAAGTCTACCTTTGCGTGGCACTTTCCATTGCTGTACTTACCGTATTCGTTATTTTCTACCATAAAATTTTTGCAATCACCTTTGACGAAAATTTCGCTCAGGCGACAGGCGTGCGCGTGATGCTTTACAACATCCTCGTTGCCGTGATTATCGCCGTCATCATCGTTCTTGCCATGAACCTGGTGGGCGCCTTGCTGGTGTCTGCCTTGGTCGTATTCCCGGCCCTTTCGGCCATGCGTCTTTTCAAGAGCTTTTTCTCGGTAACCGTTGCCGCAGGCATTATCTCGGTCTTGTGTTCGCTTACCGGAATCTTGATTGCCATTTTGGCAGGGACGCCTGTGGGTTCGACCATCGTGGCCATGGACATCGTGGTGTTCGGAATCATTTGCCTTATTAGCCTGATTCGCGACAAAAGAGTTTAA
- a CDS encoding TonB-dependent receptor: protein MNARSMNIIMMMTTMMMTMIMTTTITSTNMKISLFRAAMGSLLLGGFLHFSFAQEFVQDLGSSVVQAEKPSQAILEGLREDDDLKDKKLYRAISTTIAETIKNEPDVAIRSMGPAAARPVIKGLSGSHVELTEDGAFCGDMSATSPDHAVASEVLTAHRLRVLRGPHILLHSFSAAGGVVQVERNDIPFGDSLFHGYVTKYSESAQPGYATAVGANASVKGLSLKGELLARRMDDMKTPDGTLKNTDIENGSGAVGASYALGRFRFGTSYRWFNSDYGIPGGFIGGHPNGVDIEMWKRDLTLRGIYLPANDVRDTLDVTLRINRYHHKEFEGKKGAVGAEFAVNQENLRLEKLLASLGPLFGIRLGAELERRWIEMGGYVFTPPTRSYAGSAFAVASMSGWRGLEITVAARLGGAIFRPHESVVADKDAIEDRNFALWAFDAEFSQRVGVGKFLTLNLFRTTRAPTIEELYNQGPHLAAYTYERGNHKLDAESGYGTELEYRSYGDLFTWRATAHATYFLNYLAPRATGDTNWSQLLPIYQVQGDKALLYGASTSIETAAEQGFRAATSASYVRGMYRSTHWSDMPQIPPFKFHGELAYLWEHVRTGAHTDMALAQHKVDKYEERTPGYITFGLSTEIRWELALARYSLVFRADNLFDADIRNHLSRLKSVMPEKGRNLSALAKIEW, encoded by the coding sequence ATGAATGCCCGTTCCATGAACATCATCATGATGATGACGACGATGATGATGACCATGATCATGACCACCACGATCACGAGCACGAACATGAAGATTAGCCTATTTAGGGCTGCCATGGGGAGCCTCCTTTTAGGAGGCTTCCTTCACTTCTCTTTTGCCCAGGAATTTGTACAGGATTTAGGAAGTTCAGTCGTACAGGCAGAAAAGCCCTCGCAGGCAATTTTAGAAGGACTCCGCGAAGACGACGATTTAAAAGACAAAAAACTGTATCGCGCCATTTCTACAACCATTGCCGAAACCATCAAAAACGAGCCCGACGTAGCGATCCGTTCCATGGGCCCTGCGGCCGCACGCCCCGTTATCAAGGGACTTTCGGGTAGCCATGTTGAATTGACCGAAGACGGCGCATTTTGTGGAGACATGAGCGCTACCTCGCCCGATCACGCAGTCGCATCCGAAGTTTTAACGGCACACCGACTTCGCGTTTTGCGAGGCCCCCACATTTTATTGCACAGTTTTTCAGCCGCAGGCGGAGTGGTTCAAGTGGAACGCAACGACATTCCCTTTGGCGATTCTCTTTTCCACGGCTATGTCACGAAGTATTCTGAAAGTGCACAGCCGGGTTATGCAACAGCCGTAGGGGCAAATGCTTCGGTGAAGGGATTATCACTCAAGGGAGAACTTTTGGCCCGCCGCATGGACGACATGAAAACTCCCGACGGCACGCTCAAAAATACGGACATTGAAAACGGAAGCGGCGCCGTTGGCGCATCTTACGCCTTGGGGCGTTTCCGTTTCGGGACCTCTTACCGTTGGTTCAATAGCGACTACGGGATTCCCGGCGGATTCATTGGCGGTCACCCGAACGGCGTAGACATTGAAATGTGGAAACGCGACTTGACTCTGCGGGGGATTTATTTGCCGGCCAACGACGTCCGCGACACGCTGGATGTCACGCTTCGAATCAACCGTTATCATCACAAAGAATTTGAAGGAAAGAAGGGGGCGGTGGGGGCCGAGTTTGCTGTCAATCAGGAGAACTTGCGCTTAGAAAAACTCCTGGCAAGTCTCGGTCCCCTTTTCGGAATTCGCCTGGGCGCAGAACTGGAACGCCGATGGATTGAAATGGGTGGCTACGTGTTCACGCCACCGACTCGGTCGTATGCAGGCTCCGCTTTTGCCGTCGCCAGCATGAGTGGTTGGCGCGGGCTCGAAATTACGGTAGCTGCGCGACTCGGCGGAGCGATCTTTCGCCCGCATGAAAGCGTCGTCGCCGACAAAGACGCCATCGAAGACCGCAACTTTGCATTGTGGGCATTTGACGCAGAATTCTCGCAGCGCGTCGGTGTGGGCAAATTCTTGACGCTTAATTTATTCAGAACAACACGCGCTCCCACCATCGAAGAATTGTACAACCAAGGGCCGCATCTAGCCGCTTACACCTACGAGCGAGGCAACCACAAGCTGGACGCCGAAAGCGGCTACGGCACCGAACTCGAGTACCGCTCTTACGGAGATTTATTCACATGGCGCGCGACCGCTCACGCCACCTATTTTTTGAACTACCTCGCGCCCCGCGCCACCGGAGACACCAACTGGTCGCAACTACTCCCCATCTATCAAGTGCAAGGCGACAAGGCGCTGCTCTACGGCGCAAGCACCTCCATCGAAACCGCAGCGGAACAGGGCTTTCGCGCCGCCACCTCTGCAAGCTATGTGCGCGGCATGTACCGCAGCACCCATTGGAGCGACATGCCCCAAATTCCGCCGTTCAAGTTCCACGGAGAACTCGCCTACCTTTGGGAACATGTACGCACAGGCGCACACACCGACATGGCCCTCGCCCAGCACAAAGTAGACAAATACGAAGAACGCACCCCCGGCTACATCACCTTCGGCCTGTCAACTGAAATCCGCTGGGAACTCGCACTCGCCCGCTACAGCCTCGTTTTCCGCGCCGACAACCTATTCGACGCCGACATTCGTAATCACCTTTCTCGCCTAAAATCAGTCATGCCCGAGAAGGGCCGCAACTTAAGCGCACTTGCAAAAATCGAATGGTAA